The following proteins come from a genomic window of Novosphingobium sp. P6W:
- a CDS encoding integration host factor subunit alpha, which translates to MLWHRTFAVSYHQRGFGVRRRRVIGVQRQSGALSRVELGAAIYRETEMTRVQAASIVDAILNRIAIALARGEVVKFPHFGTFVLMDKVARPGRNPKTGDPYEIAPRRVVTFRASDSLKSRVQPVLPGLRAEKHHAN; encoded by the coding sequence ATGTTGTGGCACCGTACATTTGCGGTATCGTACCATCAAAGGGGATTCGGAGTGCGGAGGCGAAGGGTAATCGGGGTTCAAAGGCAAAGCGGTGCTTTAAGCCGGGTAGAATTAGGGGCGGCCATCTATCGGGAAACTGAGATGACGCGTGTTCAGGCTGCGAGTATAGTCGATGCCATTCTTAATCGAATAGCCATTGCTCTCGCGAGAGGCGAAGTCGTTAAGTTTCCTCACTTCGGAACGTTTGTGCTCATGGACAAAGTTGCTCGCCCTGGCCGCAATCCTAAAACTGGCGATCCGTACGAGATTGCGCCACGACGGGTGGTGACTTTTCGCGCGAGCGACAGTCTTAAGAGCCGCGTACAGCCGGTGCTGCCTGGGCTTCGGGCTGAGAAACATCATGCTAATTAG
- a CDS encoding TniB family NTP-binding protein — protein sequence MTDLYDHLFPAYRVTASMPDDERIDWLRRDRWMALPQAGEALRRLEDVLTYPQRGRMPCLLLFGTTGMGKSEIVNRFAELHASSYDQRAGLTTMPVVVVQMPPQPTEEEFYTELLLAMNLTEFEHMSLRSLRSLSRRMLAELGVRVLVLDEIDKMLAGSPRQQRIFLNTIRFLTNDLKIPIVCAGTEDARIAVLTDPNLADRFAAFELVPWRNDQAFRQLMASFSGLLPLRLPSQLDANDVRQRVLNLSQGVTGRIFRLMEALAIAAIRNQREMIDASSFDDEALLLPLVSMQVIANTNRTLRRRVA from the coding sequence ATGACCGACCTCTACGATCACCTGTTTCCCGCTTACCGGGTTACGGCATCGATGCCGGACGATGAACGGATCGACTGGCTGCGGCGAGACCGCTGGATGGCGCTGCCGCAAGCCGGAGAAGCGCTCAGACGGCTAGAGGATGTTTTGACCTATCCCCAACGCGGCCGGATGCCGTGCCTCCTGCTGTTCGGTACCACCGGCATGGGCAAGAGCGAGATCGTGAATAGGTTCGCCGAGCTGCACGCCTCGTCGTACGACCAGCGCGCCGGGCTCACGACAATGCCGGTGGTAGTCGTTCAGATGCCTCCGCAGCCAACCGAGGAGGAGTTCTACACCGAGCTGCTGTTGGCGATGAACCTCACAGAGTTCGAGCATATGTCCCTGCGATCGCTCCGCTCGCTTTCGCGTCGAATGCTCGCTGAACTTGGGGTGAGGGTTCTCGTGCTCGACGAGATCGACAAGATGCTGGCCGGGTCGCCGCGGCAGCAGCGCATCTTCCTTAATACGATCCGCTTCCTGACAAACGATTTGAAGATACCAATCGTATGCGCCGGCACCGAGGACGCGCGGATTGCGGTCTTGACCGATCCTAACCTTGCTGATCGTTTTGCGGCATTCGAACTGGTCCCGTGGCGCAACGATCAGGCATTCCGACAGCTCATGGCCAGCTTTTCCGGACTGCTTCCGCTGCGCCTGCCCTCGCAGCTCGATGCAAATGACGTGCGTCAACGCGTTCTCAACCTGAGCCAGGGCGTAACGGGTCGGATTTTCCGCCTAATGGAAGCCCTCGCCATCGCCGCGATCCGTAACCAGCGGGAGATGATCGACGCAAGCAGCTTCGACGACGAGGCGCTGTTGCTTCCCCTCGTATCGATGCAGGTGATCGCCAATACCAACCGGACTTTGCGTCGGCGCGTCGCGTGA
- a CDS encoding response regulator, which yields MEKTVPNYVLDGGGHVGALLREHDWSGSPLGEPERWPQPLKTLVSMMLGSNQPMFVTWGPERIILYNEGYSQLLEDRHPAAMGRPFAQVWWDIIDDVGPILDRAYAGEGTHMDDITFMMIRDGRPQETHFSFSYTPVRDEAGQVSGMFCACAETTKEVFATRRSMAAGNRLFEMSRDLFALATFEGYLDLINPAWETALERSHEELTTRPFAEIIHPDDLPETAAVVARLMNGEPVHQFHVRLLKADGTPLSFAWSAIPDDTAGSNIFYTVGRDITEDLRREEMLRQSQKMEAVGQLTGGLAHDFNNLLAGISGALELTRTRLAQGRVADVSKYVIAAEGAAHRAAALTHRLLAFSRRQTLDPKPTDIKRLVAGMADLIGRTVGPTIALEVFNGAGLWPSLIDPSQLESAILNLCINARDAMPDGGNITIETANRWMDHRTAHERGLVPGQYISLCVSDTGTGMSPDVIAKAFDPFFTTKPIGVGTGLGLSMIYGFAQQSGGAVNIYSELQSGTMVCIYLPRHNGEAEAEHMAGPAHSARANDGETVLVIDDEPTVRMLVSEILEDLGYIALEAEDGPAGLKVLNSNARIDLLVTDVGLPGGLNGRQVADAARARRPDLKVLFITGYAENAVLSHGHLSPGMHVITKPFAMEVLTARIRELIES from the coding sequence TTGGAGAAGACGGTGCCGAACTATGTCCTGGACGGGGGTGGGCACGTCGGCGCGCTGCTACGCGAACATGACTGGAGTGGGTCGCCCCTTGGCGAGCCGGAGCGCTGGCCTCAGCCTCTCAAAACACTTGTCAGCATGATGCTCGGTTCGAACCAGCCGATGTTCGTCACATGGGGTCCCGAACGTATCATCCTCTACAACGAGGGATATTCGCAGCTTCTTGAAGATCGTCATCCGGCGGCGATGGGCCGGCCTTTCGCCCAGGTATGGTGGGACATCATCGACGACGTGGGTCCAATTCTCGATCGCGCTTACGCCGGTGAGGGAACCCACATGGACGACATCACATTCATGATGATCCGGGATGGCCGTCCTCAGGAGACCCACTTTTCGTTCAGCTACACACCCGTGCGGGATGAGGCCGGCCAGGTATCGGGCATGTTCTGCGCATGCGCGGAGACGACCAAGGAGGTGTTCGCGACCCGGCGGTCCATGGCAGCGGGTAACCGGTTGTTCGAGATGAGCCGTGACCTGTTCGCGCTGGCGACCTTCGAGGGCTATCTCGATCTGATCAACCCGGCTTGGGAAACCGCTCTCGAGCGATCGCATGAGGAGCTGACCACCAGACCTTTCGCGGAAATAATCCACCCAGACGATCTGCCGGAAACCGCGGCGGTCGTCGCCCGCCTGATGAATGGCGAGCCGGTGCACCAGTTCCACGTTCGCCTCCTTAAAGCCGACGGCACGCCTCTCTCCTTCGCCTGGTCGGCGATCCCGGACGACACGGCCGGAAGTAACATCTTCTATACCGTCGGCAGGGACATCACCGAGGATCTGCGCCGCGAAGAAATGCTTCGCCAAAGCCAGAAAATGGAAGCCGTCGGTCAGTTGACAGGCGGCTTGGCCCACGACTTCAACAACCTGCTGGCCGGTATTTCCGGCGCACTCGAACTCACCCGCACCAGGCTGGCGCAGGGCCGTGTGGCGGACGTATCAAAGTACGTGATTGCCGCAGAAGGCGCAGCCCACCGCGCGGCCGCCCTTACCCACCGTCTGCTCGCTTTCTCGCGGCGCCAGACGCTGGATCCAAAGCCCACGGACATCAAGCGGCTAGTCGCGGGAATGGCGGACCTGATCGGTCGGACGGTTGGTCCAACGATCGCTTTGGAAGTCTTCAACGGTGCCGGACTGTGGCCAAGCCTGATTGATCCCAGCCAGCTGGAAAGTGCTATCCTCAACCTCTGCATCAATGCCCGCGATGCAATGCCGGATGGCGGGAATATCACGATCGAAACAGCAAACCGCTGGATGGATCATCGCACCGCTCACGAGAGAGGGCTGGTACCGGGCCAGTACATCTCGTTATGCGTATCCGATACCGGCACTGGCATGAGCCCTGATGTCATCGCCAAGGCCTTCGACCCCTTTTTCACCACCAAACCGATCGGCGTCGGCACCGGGCTGGGTCTGTCGATGATCTACGGCTTCGCCCAGCAATCGGGAGGGGCAGTCAACATCTATTCTGAACTCCAGAGCGGCACAATGGTATGCATCTACTTGCCCCGTCATAACGGCGAGGCTGAGGCAGAGCACATGGCCGGCCCAGCACACAGCGCCCGTGCCAACGACGGCGAGACCGTGCTGGTGATCGACGACGAGCCCACCGTGCGCATGCTCGTCAGCGAAATCCTGGAGGACCTGGGCTACATCGCACTTGAGGCGGAAGATGGTCCTGCAGGCCTCAAGGTACTGAATTCGAACGCCCGCATCGATCTGCTGGTGACTGATGTTGGACTGCCCGGCGGACTTAACGGGCGCCAGGTCGCGGACGCGGCCCGTGCCAGGCGCCCAGACCTTAAGGTACTTTTCATCACCGGCTATGCGGAAAATGCCGTGCTTAGCCACGGTCACCTCTCGCCGGGGATGCACGTCATAACCAAACCATTCGCTATGGAAGTACTCACCGCTCGGATTCGGGAACTCATCGAAAGCTAG
- a CDS encoding tyrosine-type recombinase/integrase produces MVTTLRTAERVVIDAPLLEAFQAAASRHTLLALRSDLTAFDLWCRQHRRITLPASAGDVADYLKCRAGQGAKPASLARYKASIARLHQLLGLVDPTTAPLVKLTLAAIRRDKGVAQRQAAPLRFKGPVSDVEREPARGLNLRALLESCGADPMGLRDRALLSLAYDTGLRASELVAVTLEHIMPATDPDARLLAIARSKGDSEGEGTTAFLSPRTVRAVDLWVGVSGIKEGPVFRRVIVRRYKARARVPGRDLSTISGREIWDLRKTLPKPAVPARTEYTVGQGALHPGSIGPIWRAIIRRAFEKGALPDLTKDDLESLLQRISGHSTRVGLNQDLFASGEDLAGIMDALRWKSPRMPLSYNRNLAAEHGAAGRLMKKLG; encoded by the coding sequence CTGGTGACCACGTTGCGCACGGCCGAACGGGTGGTGATCGACGCGCCCCTCCTCGAAGCCTTCCAGGCCGCCGCCTCGCGCCATACCCTGCTGGCACTGCGCTCGGATCTGACTGCGTTCGATCTGTGGTGCCGCCAGCATCGCCGGATTACGCTGCCAGCCAGCGCGGGGGATGTGGCCGATTATCTCAAGTGCCGCGCAGGGCAGGGGGCCAAGCCGGCCTCACTCGCGCGCTACAAGGCCTCGATCGCCCGGCTGCACCAGCTGCTCGGGCTCGTCGATCCGACCACCGCGCCGCTGGTCAAGCTGACCCTGGCGGCGATCCGGCGCGACAAGGGCGTGGCGCAGCGCCAGGCGGCGCCGCTGCGCTTCAAGGGGCCGGTTTCCGATGTCGAGCGCGAGCCAGCGCGCGGACTGAACCTGCGCGCGCTGCTCGAGAGCTGCGGCGCGGATCCCATGGGGCTGCGCGACCGTGCGCTGCTCAGTCTTGCGTACGACACGGGTTTGCGGGCGAGCGAACTCGTCGCGGTTACGTTGGAGCACATCATGCCGGCAACGGATCCCGACGCGCGGCTGCTGGCCATCGCGCGTAGCAAGGGCGACAGCGAAGGGGAGGGGACCACCGCATTCCTTAGTCCACGGACCGTGCGTGCGGTCGATCTCTGGGTCGGAGTTTCGGGGATCAAGGAGGGGCCCGTGTTCCGCCGGGTGATCGTCCGGCGGTATAAAGCGCGGGCCCGGGTGCCAGGACGCGACTTATCGACGATCTCTGGCCGGGAAATCTGGGACCTGCGCAAGACGCTGCCCAAACCCGCGGTGCCGGCCCGCACCGAATACACCGTGGGCCAAGGCGCTCTCCATCCTGGCTCGATCGGGCCGATCTGGCGCGCGATCATCCGCCGTGCCTTTGAAAAAGGCGCGCTTCCGGACCTGACGAAGGATGATCTGGAGAGCCTGCTGCAGCGGATCAGCGGACATTCGACCCGGGTGGGGCTGAACCAGGACCTGTTCGCTAGCGGTGAAGACCTGGCCGGTATCATGGATGCGCTTCGGTGGAAGTCGCCGCGGATGCCGCTCTCGTACAACCGTAACCTGGCGGCGGAGCATGGGGCAGCAGGGCGGCTCATGAAGAAACTGGGTTGA
- a CDS encoding MucR family transcriptional regulator, translated as MAENEKQSDIASLTVELLSAYLANNAVPSADLAGLIQSTRAALTQDAAPAAPEAEKPTFTPAVTARKSLASPDHLISLIDGKPYKTLKRHLTRHGLTPETYRERYGLPASYPMVAPAFAAMRRAIAEKIGLGNKKATDPAIPADAEVGSDDAAKDSVVAPVAAKLKKPAAKTSAAKAAKAPARKAKATTKPTATSAETVTAPVAEAADSPVEPQVAEQAVETPGAPPTATKAPARGAAPKKQPTKRMARTPKSAAKSEAIAPVSEENSSAETTDAPATAEKPKRRGKLGLFGNEAADTSAVTETPAPVPGAKTRWKRPAAKAK; from the coding sequence ATGGCCGAAAACGAAAAGCAGTCTGACATCGCCTCGCTCACTGTTGAACTGCTGAGTGCGTACCTTGCCAACAACGCGGTGCCGTCGGCGGATCTCGCAGGTCTTATCCAGTCCACGAGGGCTGCTCTGACGCAGGACGCAGCTCCGGCGGCGCCTGAAGCAGAAAAGCCTACTTTCACGCCGGCCGTAACGGCCCGCAAGAGCCTGGCGTCGCCTGATCACCTCATCAGCCTCATCGATGGAAAGCCCTACAAGACGCTCAAGCGTCACCTGACGCGGCACGGCCTGACCCCCGAAACCTACCGCGAGCGCTACGGTCTTCCGGCCAGCTATCCGATGGTGGCCCCGGCATTCGCGGCCATGCGCCGTGCGATTGCGGAGAAGATCGGGCTTGGTAACAAGAAGGCGACAGATCCGGCCATACCGGCCGATGCGGAAGTAGGTTCGGACGATGCGGCGAAGGACAGCGTTGTAGCCCCCGTGGCCGCCAAGCTGAAGAAGCCGGCTGCCAAGACCTCTGCGGCAAAGGCCGCCAAGGCGCCTGCTCGCAAAGCGAAAGCGACCACGAAACCCACCGCCACTTCAGCGGAAACGGTGACCGCGCCGGTTGCAGAGGCCGCGGACAGCCCAGTTGAGCCGCAGGTCGCCGAGCAGGCCGTCGAAACTCCCGGCGCACCGCCCACCGCGACGAAGGCTCCGGCTCGCGGCGCAGCGCCAAAGAAGCAACCCACGAAGCGCATGGCGCGGACGCCGAAGTCTGCGGCAAAGTCCGAAGCGATTGCCCCGGTGTCGGAAGAAAACTCGTCCGCAGAAACCACCGATGCCCCGGCTACCGCAGAAAAGCCGAAGCGCCGCGGCAAGTTGGGTCTGTTTGGAAACGAGGCCGCCGACACAAGCGCTGTAACCGAGACCCCGGCCCCAGTTCCTGGCGCCAAGACGCGGTGGAAGCGCCCCGCCGCGAAGGCCAAGTAA
- a CDS encoding IS110 family transposase has protein sequence MSIYAGLDVSDKTTHICVVDGDGGVLRRDVVASDPEVLAKWFHKHSRGITRVVLETGTLSTFLYHGLKERDVPIECICARHAKGALSARVNKSDVHDAEGLAQLARTGWFKRVHMKASATHIDRAALRIRAQLITTRVAMINQLRGLLKLFGLRLNQVTTPAKRAERLAALYRQRPDLEDVFAPLVACVDTVEQQLRASGRLLERRASSDTVCARLMSVPGVGPITALTYTASIEDPRRFARSQDVGAYVGLVPRRTQSGERDTKGHISRAGDGMLRSALYEAANSILCRVKRPSALQEWGRRMSETKGTRRARTAVARKLAVLLHSLWLNETEFRWA, from the coding sequence ATGTCGATTTATGCAGGACTGGATGTGAGTGACAAGACCACGCATATTTGTGTGGTCGATGGCGACGGTGGCGTGCTGCGGCGCGACGTCGTGGCGAGCGATCCGGAAGTTCTCGCGAAATGGTTCCACAAACACAGTCGTGGAATAACGCGGGTCGTGCTGGAAACCGGAACCCTTTCTACGTTTCTTTATCATGGACTGAAGGAGCGCGATGTACCGATCGAGTGCATCTGCGCCCGTCACGCCAAGGGAGCGTTGTCGGCGCGGGTCAATAAAAGCGACGTGCACGATGCAGAGGGATTGGCCCAGCTCGCGCGGACGGGCTGGTTTAAGCGCGTCCACATGAAGGCGTCGGCCACCCACATCGACCGGGCGGCCTTGCGGATCAGAGCGCAGCTCATCACAACTCGCGTTGCAATGATCAACCAGCTGCGCGGACTTTTGAAGCTATTCGGGTTGCGTCTGAATCAGGTGACTACACCAGCGAAACGAGCCGAACGCCTCGCCGCGTTGTACCGTCAGCGTCCCGACCTGGAGGACGTATTCGCTCCCCTCGTCGCATGCGTCGATACCGTGGAGCAGCAACTGCGGGCGTCGGGTCGTTTGCTCGAGCGGCGAGCCAGTTCCGATACGGTGTGCGCCCGCCTGATGAGCGTTCCAGGCGTTGGTCCCATCACCGCGCTTACTTATACGGCCAGCATCGAGGATCCGCGCCGCTTCGCACGCAGCCAAGACGTTGGAGCGTACGTAGGTCTGGTACCTCGACGCACTCAGTCAGGAGAGCGAGATACCAAAGGGCACATATCCAGAGCCGGAGATGGTATGCTGCGTAGTGCCCTATACGAAGCCGCCAACAGCATTCTTTGCCGCGTGAAACGTCCCAGCGCACTCCAGGAGTGGGGTCGGCGTATGTCCGAAACAAAAGGTACCAGGCGGGCGCGAACCGCCGTGGCGCGCAAGCTTGCCGTGTTACTTCATTCCCTTTGGCTGAACGAGACCGAGTTTCGCTGGGCTTGA
- a CDS encoding sodium:proton antiporter, translating to MPSFASPEPYIVIMTGVGVLIALVAWLPLALKQLPLSLPIVCIGIGAAVFLLPAVSLRPLPMLHPHITERFAEFVVIIALMGAGLKIDRVFGWQRWAVTWRLLGITMPLGILLITIMATVALDVSWAVALLLAASLAPTDPVLAADVQVGPPKTGDEDEVRFGLTSEAGLNDGAAFPFVHLAILLAAALPAGQPWLGEWIGYRVLWEVGGGILGGWLVGRLFGWLTFRIPAETKLAKTGDGLIALSATFVSYGLTEMVHVYGFLSVFVTAMTFRHAHRDHDFQSDMHAITEQIERIAMMVLLILFGGALVSGLLAHVGWADVGVAAAILLVIRPLTGWLGLLGYPADAGEKMTLAFFGIRGVGSIYYLAFGINHMPVPQAKRLWGIVGLVVLFSILLHGLTVTPIMRSLDRRRGVDPEAQQLPPPGLRA from the coding sequence ATGCCTTCATTCGCATCGCCCGAGCCCTACATCGTCATCATGACCGGCGTCGGCGTGCTCATCGCCCTGGTAGCCTGGCTGCCACTAGCGTTGAAACAATTGCCCCTGTCCCTGCCGATCGTCTGCATCGGTATCGGAGCGGCCGTCTTCCTGCTCCCGGCGGTCTCGCTGCGGCCTCTCCCGATGCTTCACCCTCACATCACCGAGCGTTTTGCCGAATTTGTCGTCATCATCGCCCTGATGGGCGCCGGCCTGAAAATTGACCGGGTGTTTGGTTGGCAGCGCTGGGCAGTCACCTGGCGGCTGCTTGGGATTACGATGCCGCTCGGCATTCTGCTGATCACCATCATGGCGACCGTGGCGTTGGACGTGTCCTGGGCGGTCGCCCTGCTGCTGGCGGCAAGTCTCGCGCCGACCGACCCGGTTCTGGCCGCTGATGTCCAGGTGGGGCCGCCCAAGACCGGTGACGAAGACGAGGTTCGCTTCGGCCTCACTTCAGAGGCCGGGCTCAACGATGGCGCAGCCTTTCCGTTTGTCCATCTCGCCATCCTGCTCGCCGCCGCGCTGCCCGCCGGCCAGCCATGGCTCGGAGAATGGATCGGCTACCGCGTGCTGTGGGAGGTCGGCGGCGGCATCTTGGGAGGTTGGCTGGTGGGACGCCTGTTCGGATGGCTGACATTCCGCATTCCCGCCGAGACCAAACTCGCCAAGACGGGCGATGGCCTGATCGCACTGTCTGCGACTTTCGTATCCTATGGACTGACGGAGATGGTGCACGTCTATGGCTTCCTGTCGGTTTTCGTAACAGCGATGACGTTCCGGCATGCTCACCGCGATCACGACTTCCAAAGCGACATGCACGCCATTACCGAGCAGATCGAACGGATAGCGATGATGGTCCTGCTCATCCTTTTCGGAGGCGCTTTGGTCAGCGGTCTGCTCGCCCATGTTGGCTGGGCCGACGTGGGCGTTGCTGCGGCAATCTTGCTGGTCATTCGCCCCCTCACCGGGTGGCTTGGGCTTTTGGGGTATCCGGCTGATGCCGGCGAGAAAATGACCCTTGCCTTCTTTGGCATCCGCGGTGTGGGTTCGATCTACTATCTCGCATTCGGCATCAACCATATGCCTGTGCCGCAAGCGAAGAGGCTCTGGGGTATCGTCGGGCTCGTCGTGCTGTTCTCGATCCTGCTTCACGGTTTGACCGTGACGCCGATCATGCGGTCGCTGGATCGGCGCCGCGGTGTCGACCCCGAGGCGCAGCAGCTTCCTCCCCCGGGGCTGCGAGCCTAG
- a CDS encoding Mu transposase C-terminal domain-containing protein: MADTGTTLTRADTGAWRIACDREPVIRALVAMPTLTRSALLCACAELSLSRTRVFELVARYRKDPVTTSLLDQGRGFPKGGSRLDPQLDQIIDTTIESFYLTRPKPTMAQLVRRVKEVCHEGSLKPPARGTIAARVALVEQNRLVKARDGRKAASDRHRPVVGSYFADHALQVVQMDHTPADIIIVDEHFRRPLCRPTLTLQIDLATRVIPGFYISLESPSATSVGMAIRHAVLGKTAWLEEREIRLEYPVYGIPDALHLDNAREFHSHALARGCQQHGIELKYRPIATPHYGGHIERLIGTMIGEVHLLPGTTFSNVKAKGDYDAEGQSCMTLKEFELWFTLQVGIYHGSVHRELGVPPLTAWNDANTTRAVPLRLPADADRFLLDFLPFEMRRIRREGVELFHAFYWHGALAPLAANCDRKLPIKYSPLNLSSVYVELPDGEHLTVPLRDRRRPPITKFEHDLAVKALRERGRLAVDENSLFEMVREQRRIIVEAIDRTKSARRSAQRISYALGQDPPDSEMLSLPTPMDAAPPCDTEPVVPFTIEERT; encoded by the coding sequence ATGGCCGATACAGGCACTACCCTGACGCGCGCCGATACCGGCGCATGGCGCATCGCTTGCGATCGCGAGCCGGTAATTCGTGCGCTCGTCGCGATGCCAACCCTCACCCGTTCTGCCCTCCTGTGCGCCTGCGCCGAACTCAGCCTGAGCAGGACGAGGGTCTTCGAACTTGTCGCACGATACCGAAAGGATCCCGTCACGACCTCGCTTCTGGATCAAGGACGCGGCTTTCCGAAAGGCGGATCCCGCCTGGATCCACAATTGGATCAGATCATCGATACGACGATCGAAAGCTTCTACCTGACCCGCCCGAAGCCGACGATGGCCCAACTGGTCCGGAGGGTCAAAGAAGTATGCCACGAAGGCAGCCTCAAACCGCCCGCCCGTGGGACGATCGCAGCACGCGTCGCTCTCGTAGAACAAAACCGACTGGTGAAGGCACGCGACGGTCGCAAAGCCGCCAGCGATCGTCACCGGCCTGTGGTGGGATCATACTTCGCCGACCACGCCTTGCAGGTGGTCCAGATGGATCACACTCCCGCCGATATCATCATAGTCGACGAGCATTTTCGGAGGCCGCTCTGCAGGCCAACTCTCACCCTGCAGATCGATCTTGCAACCCGCGTCATCCCTGGTTTCTACATCTCGCTCGAGAGCCCCTCGGCTACGTCGGTGGGCATGGCCATTCGCCATGCAGTCCTCGGAAAGACAGCCTGGCTTGAAGAGCGGGAGATCAGGCTCGAATACCCCGTCTATGGTATTCCCGATGCCCTCCATCTCGACAACGCTCGGGAGTTTCATTCCCATGCACTCGCGCGTGGATGCCAGCAGCATGGGATCGAACTGAAATATCGTCCCATCGCCACACCGCACTATGGGGGACACATTGAGCGCCTGATCGGCACGATGATTGGCGAAGTGCATCTGCTCCCGGGCACGACCTTCTCCAACGTGAAGGCAAAAGGCGATTATGACGCGGAGGGTCAGTCGTGCATGACCCTTAAGGAATTTGAGCTCTGGTTCACGCTTCAAGTCGGAATCTATCATGGTTCGGTTCATCGCGAACTGGGCGTTCCACCGCTGACGGCGTGGAACGACGCCAATACTACACGCGCGGTGCCGCTGCGGCTGCCGGCTGACGCGGACCGTTTCCTTCTCGATTTTCTGCCCTTCGAGATGCGCCGCATTCGGCGGGAAGGTGTCGAGCTGTTCCACGCTTTCTACTGGCACGGCGCCTTGGCGCCCCTCGCCGCGAACTGCGACAGAAAGCTCCCGATCAAATACAGCCCGCTCAATCTTTCGAGCGTCTACGTCGAGCTGCCAGATGGCGAGCATCTCACGGTACCCCTACGCGATCGGCGCCGTCCTCCAATCACCAAATTTGAGCATGACCTTGCCGTGAAGGCATTGCGCGAACGCGGACGCCTTGCAGTCGATGAAAACTCCTTGTTCGAAATGGTGCGCGAACAGCGGCGGATAATCGTCGAGGCCATCGACAGGACGAAATCCGCGCGCAGATCGGCACAGCGAATATCCTACGCCTTGGGGCAAGACCCGCCAGACTCAGAGATGCTCTCATTGCCAACGCCAATGGACGCGGCACCGCCCTGTGATACCGAACCTGTCGTGCCCTTCACGATCGAGGAGCGAACATGA
- a CDS encoding transglutaminase family protein, with product MRLTIEHRTRYRYSREVMLQPHELIVTPRDSGGLTTVERSLECSPPAEISWTIDVFGNLVAAASFSEPTQELMIVSKAIVDHVAPEWPIYSVSPEAHSYPFTYSLDDVIDLGALAQPDWLTPGGERVGAWARAFVMGLQTDSLSLLKDLNAGVLRDIHYRVRDEEGTQSPAGTLELRSGSCRDIAALFIEAARHLGFGARAVSGYLFDPDQRDEDAGATHAWAEVYLPGAGWIAFDPSHRRMGNSQLIPVAFARSNRQIMPVTGEYIGAAQDFESMDVTVRVRLNP from the coding sequence ATGCGCCTCACCATCGAACATCGCACACGCTACCGGTATAGCCGCGAGGTCATGCTGCAACCCCACGAGCTGATTGTCACTCCCCGCGACAGCGGCGGACTGACGACAGTGGAACGATCGCTGGAATGTTCCCCGCCCGCTGAGATCTCGTGGACGATAGACGTTTTTGGAAATCTGGTCGCGGCGGCCAGCTTTTCCGAGCCGACTCAAGAGTTGATGATCGTGAGCAAGGCCATTGTCGATCACGTCGCCCCTGAATGGCCAATCTACTCGGTATCGCCCGAAGCTCACAGCTACCCCTTCACCTATTCCCTGGACGACGTCATCGATCTTGGCGCCCTGGCGCAGCCAGACTGGCTCACTCCCGGCGGGGAGCGTGTCGGCGCATGGGCGCGTGCGTTTGTCATGGGGCTCCAGACGGACAGCCTGTCTCTGCTCAAAGATCTGAATGCGGGCGTTCTCCGGGATATTCATTACCGGGTGCGCGACGAGGAAGGCACGCAGTCGCCTGCCGGCACATTGGAGCTGCGCAGCGGATCGTGCCGCGATATCGCCGCTCTTTTCATTGAGGCTGCGCGCCATCTCGGGTTCGGGGCGCGGGCCGTATCCGGATACCTGTTCGACCCTGATCAAAGAGACGAAGATGCCGGCGCCACCCATGCCTGGGCCGAGGTGTACTTGCCCGGCGCGGGTTGGATCGCCTTCGACCCGTCTCATCGCCGTATGGGCAACAGCCAGCTCATCCCCGTGGCGTTTGCCCGGTCGAACCGGCAGATTATGCCGGTGACCGGCGAGTATATCGGTGCCGCCCAAGATTTCGAGAGTATGGATGTCACCGTCCGTGTCAGGCTCAATCCCTGA